The Longibacter salinarum genome includes the window GGCATCCCCTCAATCCCGGCCGGTGGGGTCTCAAAACGGGCCACCGTGACATGAGCGGACGACGTCGCGGTCTGGGCGGCAAAATCGAGTTTTATGCCCGTGTTGCCGGCCGAGAGGAGGCCCGGCCCATCTACAATGGAGATTGCGGACTGAGACGGCGCCCCCGGGGCGTTGAGATTTTCGTAGATGTGGGTTGTCGGACCCGTGCCCGGATCGATACCCATGGCAACGAGATCCGGATCTCCGTCGGCATCCATGTCCGCCCAGTCGACCGCGTTGAGCTCGACGGCCGTAAACCCCATGTCTACGCGACGGAAATTCCCATCGTCGTTTCGGTACATGGCAGCGTCCGCCTTGGCCCCGCTGTCGCCGATCACGAACAGGTCGAGGTCCCCGTCGGCGTCGTAATCTCCCCATTTGCAACTGCCAACCACGCCGCGAAAATCAGCGCCGATATCTACAAACGATCCATTGTCGTTGCGATAAATGATCGTCGACGCTTTGTAGTCAGCTGTACGTCCATTGATCGCCAGATCGATATCGCCGTCGCGATCGTAATCCCCCCAACTGATGGAGCCGAGCGACACGCCAACCAGCCCCGCGGCTGCTTCTGTAAACACCCCACTATCGTTGCGATAAAGGGTGGCGATTTCGTCCGAACCGGACGTCTCACCGATCAAGATAACGTCGAGGTCCCCGTCGCGATCGTAATCCCCCCATCGGCCGGCGCCGCTGTACACGCCCGTAAGACCGGCGCCAATATCGGTGAAGCTCCCATTATCGTTGCGGTAGATGGTCGAGGCTAAATTCCCGTCACCATCCCAGCCCGTCAGAAGGAGGTCGAGATCACCGTCGCCGTCGTAATCGCCCCAGTCGCTGGACTCGCTGCCTCCGGTAATCCCCGCCCCGATATCGGTGAACGTGTCATTACCGTCGTTCCGATAGAGGGTTGCTGTCGCGGTGTTCACGTCATCCGCGAGAAGTCCGGTGACAATCAGGTCGAGATCGCCGTCACCGTCGTAGTCGCCCCAGCTGCCGGAGCCGTACGCTACGGGCGTCAATCCAGCGTTAATGTCCGTAAACGCGCCGTCGTCGTTGCGATAAATCGTGACTGAACGATCCCAGTTGCTATTTCGACCGGTGACCACGAGATCTAGATCGCCATCGCGGTCGTAATCGCCCCAGCGACTGCTCCCTATCGCTGCCCCGTCGACGCTCGTGCTTTGGATGGCAAAGGTCGACGGTACATCGATCGTAAACGTTTTGGTCGTGGTTGCGCCGTCATTGTCGGTCGCCTCGATGCTGAACGTGTAAGATCGTCCGGCCTCTGCTTTTGTCGGGGAGACGACCAGTGACGCGATTCCATTTCCGTAATCGGTAAATGTGCCGACACCGGCACCCTGCACGAGTTGAAGAGTGAGCGGGTCACCGTCGATGTCTCCGGCCTCGATGAACCGCGTGGTCGATGCCCCGCCCATCACGACACTCTCACCGGTATCGCGTCCGAACGAGGGCGTTCGATTTGGAAGGTTTTGGATCGTGCGGTTGACGTACACGGACACCGATGGACCGCCGGAAACGTCATTCAGACCAGTCAGAACGAGGTCGAGGTCACCGTCTGCGTCGTAGTCCCCCCACTGACTCGATCCTCTTGACGTGCCAGTCACGCCGGCGTTGATGTCGACGAACGAGCCGTTTTCGTTTCGATAAATCCGGGCCGTTCGCTGCTCATTGACATCGTAGCCACTGACGAGGAGATCGAGGTCGTTGTCCCCGTCGAAATCTCCCCAGTCAACCGTGCTACCCCGTACGGCAGCAAGACCGGCGCCGATATCGGTGAAGCTGCCATTGTCGTTCCGGTAAATCATCGCCAGGTATGACGAATTGTTATTTCGTCCCGTGATGGCGAGATCCAGGTCTCCGTCGTTGTCGTAATCGCCCCACCTGGCGCTCCCGTTCGACGCCCCCTCGAGCCCAGCCCCAATGTCTGTAAACGTCCCATTGTCATTTCGATAAACGGTGGACGCGTGATTGACAAAGTCGGAGCCGGTGATAATCAGGTCCAGATCTCCATCGCCGTCGTAGTCGCCCCAGTCGCTCGAACTGAATACCACGCCGTCAAGGCTCGCGCCGATGTCCGTGAATGTGCCGCCACCGTCATTCCGGTAGATGGTCGCACTCGGATTACTGCCGTCCTCAAGGCCGGTGATGACCAGGTCCGGGTCTCCGTCGTCATCGTAGTCTCCCCAGTGGCTCGAGCCCAGGACGAGGCCGTCGAGCCCGGCACGAATATCCGTGAATACGCCTCCATCATTTCGATAAATCACCGCGATCTCCCCCGACTGGCCGTGGTCGCCGCTGATAACCAGATCGAGATCTCCGTCGCCGTCGTAGTCTGCCCAATCGCCCGAACCGATCGCCACACCGGCAAGGTTCGCTCCGACATCGGTGAACCCGCCGGTGCCGTCATTCCGGTAGACCCGCGTCACCTCGTCACGATTGGCGTCATAGCCCGTAACCACCAGATCGAGGTCGCCATCGCCGTCGTAATCCCCCCAGCTGCTCGAGCTATCGTACACGCCGTCAAGGTCGATACCACGACGCATGAACGACGTTGTCGAACTTGCCTTTCCGATAAGTCGGCGCGAGCCCTGCTTACCGGGTTGGAATTCGAGGAGCGTGCTTCGTGCATCCGGTGCGTGGATCGCATCCGGCGGACCGGTGCTCGACCGCTCACCGGCATGTTGACCGCGCGACGGGAAGGTGGA containing:
- a CDS encoding T9SS type A sorting domain-containing protein; translated protein: MRGSLVLLCFALLSTSTFPSRGQHAGERSSTGPPDAIHAPDARSTLLEFQPGKQGSRRLIGKASSTTSFMRRGIDLDGVYDSSSSWGDYDGDGDLDLVVTGYDANRDEVTRVYRNDGTGGFTDVGANLAGVAIGSGDWADYDGDGDLDLVISGDHGQSGEIAVIYRNDGGVFTDIRAGLDGLVLGSSHWGDYDDDGDPDLVITGLEDGSNPSATIYRNDGGGTFTDIGASLDGVVFSSSDWGDYDGDGDLDLIITGSDFVNHASTVYRNDNGTFTDIGAGLEGASNGSARWGDYDNDGDLDLAITGRNNNSSYLAMIYRNDNGSFTDIGAGLAAVRGSTVDWGDFDGDNDLDLLVSGYDVNEQRTARIYRNENGSFVDINAGVTGTSRGSSQWGDYDADGDLDLVLTGLNDVSGGPSVSVYVNRTIQNLPNRTPSFGRDTGESVVMGGASTTRFIEAGDIDGDPLTLQLVQGAGVGTFTDYGNGIASLVVSPTKAEAGRSYTFSIEATDNDGATTTKTFTIDVPSTFAIQSTSVDGAAIGSSRWGDYDRDGDLDLVVTGRNSNWDRSVTIYRNDDGAFTDINAGLTPVAYGSGSWGDYDGDGDLDLIVTGLLADDVNTATATLYRNDGNDTFTDIGAGITGGSESSDWGDYDGDGDLDLLLTGWDGDGNLASTIYRNDNGSFTDIGAGLTGVYSGAGRWGDYDRDGDLDVILIGETSGSDEIATLYRNDSGVFTEAAAGLVGVSLGSISWGDYDRDGDIDLAINGRTADYKASTIIYRNDNGSFVDIGADFRGVVGSCKWGDYDADGDLDLFVIGDSGAKADAAMYRNDDGNFRRVDMGFTAVELNAVDWADMDADGDPDLVAMGIDPGTGPTTHIYENLNAPGAPSQSAISIVDGPGLLSAGNTGIKLDFAAQTATSSAHVTVARFETPPAGIEGMPDEENVSDYRIVIATEPGMSIGSGTTVRFDLSQFRGVTDPSDITAYSRPGTGSGAFRALPTTVESNGATTELVAEVNHFSEFVFSSPSNPLPVELSDLTAIVDDGNVLVQWQTAGETNNAGFVVERRAIGPSVQASAWTNVGFVDGRGSTVESHRYRFVDTNLPYQADRMEYRLRQMDTDGTATLSAVVSVDRAAGRELRNPFPNPVHSVATLRYTVPEGENMRLVLYDILGRQVRVIASGRGTGRTEQQLTVSGLASGTYFLRLEAGGQMMTRTVTVTR